From Neodiprion pinetum isolate iyNeoPine1 chromosome 7, iyNeoPine1.2, whole genome shotgun sequence, a single genomic window includes:
- the Ilk gene encoding integrin-linked protein kinase: protein MEDIFHWCREGNAMQVRVWLDDTEHDMNQGDDHGFSPLHWCSKEGHSKLAELLVMRGARINATNRGDDTPLHLASAHGHKDIVQLLLRNRADVNVTNEHGNTALHYACFWGDQAVAEELVAAGALVSIANKDGDTPLDKARGPLAKRLHDLAVEYGQDLKKIHFKDQSWLGLKTRSRDATLSRHKGINMADLSLHTHLASSPSGETWRGRWQNNDIVAKILNLRECTSRISRDFNEEFPKLRIFSHPNILPVLGCVNQPPQLATVSQYMARGSLHRLLHGGTGVVVDTARALRLALDVVRAMAFLHGLERQSRCRFHLNSKHVMIDEDLTARVNMADSKFSFQEVGRIYEPAWMSPEALNKKPSDINLEASDMWSFAVLLWELATREVPFADLSPMECGMKIAMEDLRVSIPPGISPHLAKLIRICMNEDPGKRPSFDMVVPILDKMKR from the exons ATGGAGGATATATTTCACTGGTGCCGTGAAGGAAATGCGATGCAAGTTCGCGTCTGGCTCGATGACACCGAACATGACATGAACCAAGG gGATGATCACGGCTTTAGCCCGCTGCATTGGTGCAGCAAGGAAGGCCATTCAAAGTTGGCTGAATTGCTCGTGATGCGAGGAGCTCGCATCAATGCAACGAATAGAGGAGACGACACGCCGCTCCACCTTGCTTCAGCACACGGGCATAAGGACATTGTTCAGTTG CTGCTGAGAAATCGTGCCGATGTCAATGTGACCAACGAACACGGAAACACCGCTTTGCATTATGCTTGCTTCTGGGGTGATCAGGCGGTGGCGGAGGAATTGGTAGCCGCTGGAGCTTTGGTTTCCATCGCCAACAAAGACGGTGATACTCCGCTGGACAAGGCTAGAGGACCTCTGGCAAAAAGATTGCATG ATCTCGCCGTTGAATACGGACAAGACTTGAAAAAGATTCATTTCAAGGATCAAAGTTGGCTTGGATTGAAAACCAGGAGCA GGGATGCAACTTTGTCAAGACACAAAGGAATCAATATGGCGGATTTATCGCTGCATACTCACTTGGCGAGTAGTCCGAGCGGTGAAACCTGGAGAGGACGGTGGCAGAACAACGATATCGTGGCAAAAATACTAAACCTCAGAGAATGCACCTCTAGAATATCAAGGGACTTCAATGAGGAATTTCCCAAACtccgaattttttctcatcccaACATTCTCCCAGTTCTTGGCTGCGTTAACCAGCCTCCACAACTCGCGACCGTCTCTCAATACATGGCCAGAGGCAGTTTACATCGACTTTTACACGGAGGAACTGGCGTCGTTGTCGATACAGCTAGGGCGCTCAGATTAGCATTGGACGTTGTGCGGGCCATGGCTTTTCTGCACGGGCTTGAAAGGCAGAGCAGATGTAGATTTCATCTTAACAGTAAACATGTCATG ATAGACGAGGATCTCACTGCAAGAGTAAACATGGCTGATTCTAAGTTTTCATTCCAAGAAGTTGGAAGAATTTACGAGCCCGCTTGGATGTCTCCGGAAGCATTAAACAAAAAACCGTCTGACATTAATCTCGAGGCCAGCGATATGTGGAGCTTTGCAGTCCTGCTCTGGGAATTGGCAACCAGAGAAGTACCGTTCGCTGATCTTTCCCCCATGGAATGCGGCATGAAG ATCGCTATGGAAGACCTGCGCGTCAGTATTCCACCAGGGATTTCTCCTCATCTTGCGAAGCTGATTCGCATATGCATGAACGAAGATCCTGGTAAACGTCCCTCGTTTGATATGGTCGTGCCTATTCTTGATAAGATGAAACGCTGA